One stretch of Schlesneria sp. DSM 10557 DNA includes these proteins:
- a CDS encoding DUF4198 domain-containing protein has protein sequence MRASLLTLAFVLAPLGSYAHDTWVETNTALVRQGDVVFVDLKLGNHGNDHRDFKLASKISLAPVQLSVIAPDGSSVDLKPGIIDNGFGPKEGYWSNRFVTKAAGLHVVSHTLETLHGTTRTIKSGKTYFVTSPKLDEVSANSTNFDKPLGHAMELVPLTNPVTGLAPDTPIRVRLIYQSKPLAGARVSFIPRGTTLAEGFDKDYEATTDAEGTASFTPKEGNVVLVVVHHPVADQKGTGYDKTQYSATLTLSVPQQSRLRGSDVKLQ, from the coding sequence ATGCGAGCATCCCTGCTGACTCTGGCTTTCGTGCTGGCCCCACTTGGATCCTACGCTCACGACACGTGGGTGGAAACGAATACGGCACTGGTCCGCCAGGGGGACGTGGTCTTCGTCGACTTGAAGCTGGGTAACCACGGCAATGACCACCGCGACTTCAAACTGGCCAGCAAAATCTCGCTGGCGCCTGTGCAACTCTCGGTGATTGCTCCGGATGGGAGTTCGGTCGATCTGAAGCCGGGAATCATCGACAACGGCTTCGGCCCCAAGGAAGGTTACTGGTCCAACCGTTTCGTGACGAAAGCAGCGGGACTGCATGTTGTTTCGCATACGCTGGAAACGCTGCATGGCACGACGAGGACCATCAAGAGCGGCAAGACGTATTTCGTAACCAGCCCGAAACTCGACGAGGTTTCTGCGAACAGCACCAACTTTGACAAGCCTCTGGGACATGCCATGGAACTTGTCCCACTCACCAATCCCGTCACGGGACTTGCACCGGACACCCCCATTCGGGTGCGGCTCATTTACCAGTCAAAGCCGTTGGCGGGTGCCCGTGTCAGCTTTATCCCGCGCGGAACGACACTCGCCGAAGGGTTTGACAAGGATTACGAGGCAACCACGGACGCCGAAGGGACTGCTTCATTCACCCCCAAAGAAGGGAATGTCGTTCTGGTCGTCGTCCATCACCCGGTTGCGGATCAGAAGGGGACCGGCTACGACAAGACGCAATACTCGGCAACCTTGACCCTCTCGGTCCCTCAGCAAAGTCGACTAAGGGGTAGCGACGTTAAATTGCAGTAA
- a CDS encoding DUF1549 and DUF1553 domain-containing protein, translated as MRWSTSFVVTAGIFILFSQQTRNLVATERTISISPPAVVLDRPESSEQILITEWVGTRQFDRTREVQYSVADPAIIDIRADGLVHPRGEGTTQLIITRGADRLTVPVTVSGLNDPQPVSFPYEIQPQLTKARCNSGGCHGKAEGQNGFKLSLLGFDNESDFDALVKESGGRRLDFARPETSLILQKGTARMPHGGGAKIDRSGPGYNLMLRWIREGAPFDSPTILPTVRIEIEPAELIMDPKSSQQIKVTAMDTAGKRQCVTTAAEFISNAASLVETTSSGLIHSREIPGEAAILVRYLDQVAVCRVTLPRPHPETIRPQENNFIDRHVGDKLVRLGIPASPPADDSTFLRRVFLDTIGTLPTSDEARAFLSDNHPEKRIRIIDSLLTRPEYAEFWAMKWSDILRADKIKITPQGTVGVTRWLRKCFAENLPYDEFARQILTSQGSIQQEGPAAFFKSLETPEATARSVSQLFLGVRIECAQCHHHPSEKWSQDDYAGLVGFFTGVAFKKLPNGTESVISGKGNDYSHPRTGLPVATRGLGAPPADLNAVADRRQAFAAWMTDSENPFFARAIVNRLWAHYLGRGLVEPIDDLRATNPSTNEPLMDHLVTHLKELRYDLKAFTKTILSSQTYQLASATKEGNRDDFQHYSHALTKTMPAEVLLDAVCQVTLVPEKFNGWPEGYRAIQVWDNRMPSYFFRIFGRPVRASVCECERSNEPSISQALHLLNSPEIHEKITHPRGRARQLAESSLTDAELLDELFLCTLTRFPSESEKGLLLPELETAQADRRAVVEDIFWSILNTKEFLFNNE; from the coding sequence ATGCGATGGTCCACCTCGTTCGTCGTCACTGCGGGCATTTTTATTCTCTTCAGTCAGCAAACGCGGAATCTGGTTGCGACCGAGCGAACGATCTCGATCAGCCCGCCGGCCGTTGTGCTTGACCGGCCCGAGTCCTCCGAGCAGATCCTCATCACCGAATGGGTCGGCACACGGCAGTTCGATCGCACACGCGAGGTTCAGTACAGTGTAGCGGACCCGGCAATCATTGATATTCGCGCCGACGGACTCGTCCATCCCCGTGGGGAAGGCACGACGCAACTGATCATCACCCGAGGAGCAGACCGCCTGACAGTTCCGGTGACGGTGTCAGGACTCAACGATCCCCAACCAGTTTCGTTCCCCTATGAAATTCAGCCCCAGCTGACGAAAGCGCGATGTAACTCGGGCGGATGCCACGGCAAAGCCGAAGGTCAGAACGGTTTCAAGCTGAGCCTGCTCGGGTTTGATAACGAGTCTGACTTCGACGCGCTGGTGAAAGAGTCGGGCGGCCGACGATTGGATTTCGCCCGCCCGGAGACGAGTCTGATTCTGCAGAAAGGGACCGCTCGCATGCCCCATGGCGGGGGAGCCAAAATTGATCGTTCCGGTCCGGGATACAACCTGATGCTGCGCTGGATTCGGGAAGGAGCCCCGTTTGATTCGCCGACCATTCTCCCCACCGTACGGATCGAGATCGAGCCGGCTGAACTGATCATGGACCCAAAGTCCTCTCAGCAAATCAAGGTGACGGCAATGGACACTGCAGGAAAACGCCAGTGTGTCACGACAGCTGCGGAGTTCATCTCGAACGCCGCTTCACTGGTCGAGACGACCTCCAGCGGACTGATACACTCCCGTGAAATCCCCGGGGAAGCGGCGATTCTGGTCCGATATCTGGATCAGGTGGCCGTCTGCCGCGTGACACTCCCCCGTCCGCATCCGGAAACGATTCGGCCCCAGGAAAACAACTTCATCGATCGACACGTTGGCGACAAGCTGGTTCGACTGGGAATCCCGGCGAGTCCCCCCGCAGACGACTCCACGTTTCTCCGTCGGGTTTTCCTCGACACGATCGGTACACTGCCGACCAGCGATGAGGCCCGTGCGTTTCTGTCAGACAACCATCCCGAGAAGAGAATTCGGATCATTGACTCGCTTCTGACGCGTCCCGAATATGCCGAATTCTGGGCGATGAAGTGGTCTGACATTTTGCGAGCGGACAAGATCAAGATCACGCCACAGGGAACCGTGGGGGTGACCCGCTGGCTGCGAAAATGCTTCGCCGAGAACCTGCCCTATGACGAATTCGCCCGACAGATTCTGACGTCGCAGGGATCGATTCAGCAAGAGGGCCCCGCCGCCTTCTTCAAGTCCCTCGAGACTCCCGAAGCGACGGCCCGGTCGGTCAGCCAGTTATTCCTGGGTGTTCGGATCGAGTGTGCGCAGTGTCATCATCATCCGAGTGAGAAATGGAGTCAGGACGACTACGCCGGTCTGGTGGGTTTCTTCACAGGCGTCGCTTTCAAAAAGTTGCCGAACGGAACCGAGTCGGTCATTTCTGGAAAAGGGAACGACTACAGTCACCCGCGCACCGGCCTTCCTGTGGCGACACGAGGACTCGGTGCACCTCCCGCCGACTTAAATGCGGTCGCCGACCGACGTCAGGCGTTTGCGGCCTGGATGACCGACTCTGAAAATCCCTTCTTCGCACGGGCCATTGTCAATCGCCTCTGGGCTCACTACCTGGGACGAGGGCTGGTGGAACCGATTGACGATCTGCGGGCTACCAACCCTTCAACCAACGAACCACTGATGGATCATCTGGTGACGCATTTGAAGGAACTGCGTTACGACCTGAAGGCATTCACGAAAACCATTCTCAGCTCGCAAACGTATCAACTCGCTTCCGCTACGAAGGAAGGAAATCGAGACGATTTTCAGCATTACTCCCACGCATTAACCAAGACGATGCCAGCGGAGGTCCTGCTCGATGCCGTCTGTCAGGTAACGCTGGTCCCCGAAAAGTTCAATGGCTGGCCCGAGGGTTACCGTGCGATCCAGGTGTGGGACAACCGCATGCCGTCGTACTTCTTCCGCATCTTCGGGCGGCCTGTGCGGGCCAGTGTTTGCGAGTGTGAACGGAGTAACGAACCAAGCATTTCTCAGGCACTGCATCTTTTGAACTCACCTGAAATTCACGAAAAGATCACGCACCCACGGGGCCGGGCTCGGCAACTGGCCGAATCTTCGCTCACCGATGCGGAACTGCTCGATGAACTATTTCTCTGCACGCTGACCCGCTTTCCCTCGGAATCAGAAAAAGGCCTGCTGCTGCCTGAGTTGGAGACAGCACAAGCGGATCGACGCGCGGTTGTCGAAGACATCTTCTGGTCGATCCTGAACACAAAAGAATTCCTCTTCAATAACGAATAA
- a CDS encoding DUF1501 domain-containing protein — MFEIPFGPYASRRCDGISRRHMFRLGSTGLFGALSLPQLLRANEAAQGPEASSRSRAKATSCIFIFLEGGPPQQDMWDPKPEAPAEIRGAFQTIATRTPGVFFSEHCRKSAEITDKFTVVRSHSHTDNGHSTGYYYLMTGHKPTFPDGEHPIPTNTVFPSLGSYVSKELGSNGKVPAYVNLPHPMSAGGSGFLGAEFSPFVIEADPSEPDFEVKDLGRVQGLSDSRVALRQRLLSGLEQGRQRIGRAAAMSTYYAKANTLMNSPEARKAFQIQAEPVTVRENYGMTQIGQCALLARRMVEAGCRFVGLDAPGWDVHFNCFPSLANDLIPPADRAFAALINDLEERGLLDSTLVVMMGEMGRTPRVNAQAGRDHWSMAQSIIFAGGGVKPGQIIGATDAQAAAPLSDPVSVADVLRTIHTLLGIDSTKEYPDPLGRPVPIVNGGNVIPGLIA, encoded by the coding sequence ATGTTTGAAATTCCCTTCGGACCCTATGCCAGTCGCCGTTGTGACGGCATCTCGCGGCGACACATGTTCCGCCTCGGGTCGACCGGTCTGTTCGGTGCGTTGAGCCTTCCGCAACTGTTACGTGCCAACGAGGCGGCGCAAGGTCCAGAGGCGTCGAGTCGCTCCCGGGCGAAAGCGACTTCGTGCATCTTCATCTTTCTGGAAGGGGGCCCCCCTCAACAGGATATGTGGGATCCTAAGCCCGAAGCTCCTGCGGAAATTCGAGGCGCTTTCCAGACGATTGCGACACGCACTCCCGGCGTCTTCTTCTCCGAGCACTGCCGGAAATCGGCCGAGATCACGGACAAGTTCACCGTCGTCCGCAGTCATTCCCATACCGATAACGGGCACAGCACCGGGTATTACTACCTGATGACGGGACACAAGCCGACGTTCCCCGACGGTGAGCATCCGATTCCCACCAATACCGTATTTCCCTCATTGGGATCTTACGTCAGTAAGGAACTGGGGTCGAATGGAAAGGTGCCAGCATACGTCAATCTGCCTCACCCGATGTCTGCCGGGGGATCGGGATTCCTGGGTGCGGAATTTTCACCGTTCGTGATCGAAGCCGACCCGAGTGAGCCCGATTTTGAAGTGAAGGATCTGGGTCGCGTCCAAGGACTTTCCGACAGCCGTGTCGCACTGCGACAGCGGTTATTGTCAGGATTGGAACAAGGTCGGCAGCGCATCGGTCGAGCCGCTGCCATGTCCACCTACTACGCCAAGGCGAATACGCTGATGAATTCCCCCGAAGCGCGGAAGGCGTTTCAAATTCAAGCCGAACCCGTCACTGTCCGCGAAAACTATGGAATGACGCAGATTGGCCAGTGTGCGCTGCTGGCACGTCGAATGGTGGAAGCAGGCTGCCGTTTTGTCGGATTGGATGCACCGGGCTGGGATGTGCATTTCAACTGCTTCCCGAGTCTGGCCAACGACCTGATTCCGCCGGCAGATCGTGCGTTCGCCGCGCTGATCAATGATCTGGAAGAGAGAGGACTGCTGGATAGCACCTTGGTCGTCATGATGGGAGAAATGGGACGAACACCACGCGTCAACGCGCAGGCGGGCCGTGACCACTGGTCGATGGCCCAATCGATTATCTTCGCGGGCGGGGGAGTGAAACCCGGTCAGATCATCGGAGCGACCGACGCGCAGGCAGCGGCTCCGCTCTCGGATCCCGTCAGCGTCGCAGATGTGCTCCGCACGATTCATACGCTGCTGGGGATCGACTCCACCAAAGAATATCCCGATCCGCTGGGGCGTCCGGTTCCCATCGTGAACGGGGGAAACGTGATTCCTGGTCTAATCGCCTGA
- a CDS encoding PPC domain-containing protein — protein MNTLRWIALTLTIGLGPFGAVAVAQLAPEIGYVHPAGGQVGSTVDVVLGGYDWTPDMQLFVHDSRVQIELLGPPSPVLITEPPYWFGAKARGYAWPLPREFRARLTIPADVEPGFVRWQVANANGVSPTGVLHLTRTPEVIEDPRRITAQELPDLPVIVSGQIRRIEEVDRYIIRPRHNGMVTVELLAHALTSPTNPMSLHGVLQVQDEQDQKVADYTASEGNDLTTSFRVEAGREYRISLHDLDFAGDRSYVYRLLIHPGPRVMAAYPAGGKRGERRMVEFVGRGIETGADTLESVTREIPFPPGEANSTFEYVLETPQGPSRPYQFFLSDHPEHVGVQTISELPAAVTGRLDKPFQTDRYSVTMKQGEVWQINARSQTSGPALDLDLTIISPDGTELASIDDVPGSTDPELLFTALADGVYRIDISDRSSHSGHQAAAYRISFERPEEGLSLKLPESLSIPLGTTVKLPVAVTRRGSYQGPVPLQIEGLPSGVTTASNLVIPEMLNELVVELVCAPDVAVSASLARITAQAAGRDAKPLTSTKSLVMAITMQPRIKITPEGLDDVSKVRRGSTHLFPLNIQRTEGFDGEITLEMTAKQQRHRQGLASDEMIVPSSVTRVEYPIFVPEWMETTKTSRMILNGAIRVPDPQGNIRTLLQRMELRLGILPEGAILKLGSKPAEYSVPIGGQLSIPLTVSCLPEFREPIRIELVPQEFQQGLVSADSITLRQGESSASLTVSVADDPGLIGPQDLVFRATAYQEGKWLVKSETTVPIEVTPKAPATATTAR, from the coding sequence ATGAACACCCTTCGCTGGATCGCACTGACGCTTACCATCGGGTTAGGCCCCTTCGGTGCTGTAGCCGTTGCGCAGCTCGCACCGGAAATCGGTTACGTTCACCCGGCGGGTGGTCAGGTCGGCTCCACCGTCGACGTGGTGCTGGGAGGTTACGACTGGACTCCGGACATGCAGCTTTTCGTGCATGACTCGCGCGTGCAGATTGAACTGTTGGGGCCCCCGTCACCGGTCCTGATCACCGAGCCACCTTACTGGTTCGGGGCGAAAGCCCGTGGCTACGCCTGGCCACTTCCCCGAGAATTTCGTGCTCGGCTGACCATTCCCGCCGATGTCGAACCGGGATTTGTACGCTGGCAGGTGGCCAATGCAAACGGGGTCTCTCCAACGGGAGTTCTTCATCTGACCCGAACGCCGGAAGTGATTGAAGACCCTCGTCGCATCACTGCGCAGGAACTACCCGATCTGCCGGTCATCGTTTCGGGACAGATCCGGCGCATCGAAGAGGTCGACCGCTACATCATTCGGCCCCGGCACAACGGGATGGTGACGGTGGAATTACTCGCTCATGCACTCACCTCACCAACGAACCCAATGTCTCTTCATGGGGTGCTTCAGGTCCAGGATGAGCAGGACCAGAAAGTCGCCGACTACACGGCCTCTGAAGGGAACGACCTCACGACAAGCTTTCGGGTTGAAGCGGGCAGAGAATATCGGATCAGTCTGCACGACCTCGATTTCGCCGGGGATCGGTCATACGTCTACCGTCTGCTGATTCATCCCGGTCCTCGAGTGATGGCGGCCTATCCTGCCGGGGGAAAGCGAGGCGAACGACGGATGGTCGAGTTTGTTGGCCGGGGAATTGAGACGGGCGCAGATACGCTGGAATCCGTGACCCGGGAAATCCCTTTTCCCCCTGGCGAAGCGAACAGCACCTTCGAGTATGTGCTTGAGACTCCACAGGGCCCCTCGCGCCCCTACCAGTTTTTCCTCTCGGATCACCCTGAGCATGTCGGCGTGCAGACCATTTCCGAACTACCCGCAGCCGTGACCGGAAGACTGGACAAACCATTCCAGACCGACCGGTACTCGGTCACCATGAAGCAGGGGGAGGTCTGGCAGATCAACGCCAGATCGCAGACCAGCGGTCCGGCACTCGATCTGGATCTGACAATCATCAGTCCTGATGGTACGGAGCTCGCGAGCATTGATGATGTTCCCGGATCAACCGATCCGGAACTTCTCTTCACAGCACTGGCAGACGGAGTGTACCGAATCGACATTTCGGATCGCTCTTCGCACAGCGGTCATCAAGCCGCTGCGTACCGCATCAGCTTTGAGCGACCAGAGGAAGGTCTCTCGCTGAAACTCCCCGAATCGCTCAGTATTCCCCTGGGAACGACGGTCAAACTCCCTGTCGCAGTGACTCGCCGGGGAAGTTATCAAGGGCCCGTTCCGCTGCAGATCGAAGGTCTTCCCAGTGGTGTCACGACCGCGTCGAACCTCGTCATCCCGGAAATGCTGAATGAACTCGTTGTTGAACTTGTTTGTGCCCCCGACGTCGCTGTCTCGGCAAGTCTGGCTCGTATCACGGCACAAGCAGCGGGACGCGATGCCAAGCCATTGACGAGCACAAAGTCGCTGGTGATGGCCATCACCATGCAGCCACGCATTAAGATCACACCGGAAGGGCTCGACGATGTCAGCAAGGTTCGCCGTGGCAGCACGCACCTGTTCCCCCTGAACATCCAGCGAACAGAGGGGTTCGATGGGGAAATCACTCTGGAAATGACGGCGAAACAACAGCGTCATCGACAAGGTCTGGCGAGCGACGAAATGATCGTCCCCAGTTCGGTCACGCGTGTGGAGTATCCGATTTTCGTCCCGGAGTGGATGGAGACAACGAAGACCAGCCGCATGATTCTCAACGGCGCGATCCGCGTTCCCGACCCACAGGGAAACATTCGAACGCTACTTCAACGCATGGAACTGCGGCTTGGGATTCTGCCCGAAGGGGCCATTCTGAAGTTGGGATCCAAACCGGCAGAGTATTCCGTCCCGATCGGTGGGCAACTCTCGATTCCATTGACGGTCTCCTGCCTCCCCGAATTTCGCGAGCCGATTCGAATCGAACTGGTTCCGCAAGAATTCCAACAGGGCCTGGTCTCTGCGGACAGCATCACACTTCGACAAGGTGAAAGTAGTGCATCACTGACCGTATCGGTGGCCGACGATCCGGGTCTGATCGGACCGCAGGACCTCGTATTTCGAGCAACCGCGTATCAGGAGGGCAAATGGCTGGTGAAGTCAGAGACAACAGTCCCGATCGAAGTCACCCCCAAAGCTCCCGCGACAGCAACGACTGCGCGATGA
- a CDS encoding methyltransferase domain-containing protein encodes MKILLSRLGLDLSERRLQPEWMDQPGLDADFHRTALLALGRINAMTSVHRSFWPVIRRMAAEDPTRELRVLDVACGGGDLAVRLALCARRENLRVTVDGCDISPTAIGLAQERARTAGVNCHFFQFDVQRGVWPTDYDVIGTSLFLHHLTNDDAVRLLRTMATATKRGVIVHDLVRGYYGYLMARYAVWLVTFSPIVHSDGPDSVEGAFTANELQDMAERAGLHGATISRSWPARMQLEWKKP; translated from the coding sequence ATGAAAATCCTGCTGTCTCGACTCGGTCTTGATTTGAGTGAACGCCGGCTTCAGCCCGAATGGATGGACCAGCCGGGCCTGGATGCTGATTTTCATCGAACGGCGCTACTGGCTCTGGGGCGTATCAATGCGATGACTTCTGTCCATCGCTCGTTCTGGCCTGTCATCCGCCGAATGGCTGCTGAGGATCCGACACGTGAACTGCGGGTCCTTGATGTTGCCTGCGGAGGAGGCGATCTCGCCGTAAGGCTCGCCCTGTGTGCTCGTCGCGAAAACCTGCGGGTGACTGTCGATGGCTGCGACATCAGTCCAACGGCAATCGGGCTGGCTCAGGAAAGAGCCAGAACGGCAGGAGTGAATTGCCACTTCTTTCAATTCGACGTGCAACGGGGGGTATGGCCAACGGACTATGACGTCATCGGCACATCTTTGTTCCTCCATCATCTCACCAATGACGATGCCGTTCGTCTCTTAAGGACCATGGCTACCGCGACGAAACGAGGTGTTATCGTGCACGATCTGGTCCGAGGTTACTACGGGTACCTGATGGCGCGCTATGCGGTGTGGCTGGTGACGTTCTCACCGATTGTTCATTCTGATGGTCCTGATTCGGTCGAAGGTGCGTTTACCGCAAATGAACTGCAGGACATGGCTGAGCGCGCGGGACTGCACGGCGCCACAATCAGTCGCAGCTGGCCCGCCCGCATGCAGCTCGAATGGAAAAAGCCTTGA
- a CDS encoding FAD-dependent oxidoreductase: MEKALTPLEPFTASDIQQKLWDVVVIGAGVAGSVAALQAARLGMQVLLIDKRRFPRRKVCGACLNNLALGVFRQLGLTKVVQGLGGTDINDFSFHVGRQVLHVPLPGGIAVSRETLDDALVKEAISAGVWFLAEKLAKLGPLVGDYREVTIQQEGTEISIRGRCVIVASGLESVGSAESNEWKTEVVASSRVGVGCLLNEPEGQFATGTIWMGAAAGGYAGLVRVEGGRLNIAAALDRDFLRQQGSPATAIRAILEHSKMPVPASLMAAEWQGTLQLTRTTRPVASDRVFLIGDAAGYVEPFTGEGMAWGLLTAQQVMPWIEQAVARTDWSPQVGKGWEQEYQTLIAHRQNLCQRFAWFLRSPTLLSTSLFVATVWPGFAKLLVNRLNAAPNLTPHE, translated from the coding sequence ATGGAAAAAGCCTTGACGCCGCTGGAGCCATTCACAGCGAGCGACATACAGCAGAAGCTCTGGGATGTCGTGGTCATCGGTGCGGGAGTGGCCGGATCCGTGGCAGCACTGCAGGCGGCCCGCCTGGGAATGCAAGTTCTGCTGATCGACAAACGTCGTTTCCCGCGTCGTAAGGTATGTGGCGCCTGCCTCAATAATTTGGCACTGGGCGTGTTCCGTCAACTTGGTCTCACCAAGGTAGTCCAGGGCCTTGGGGGAACGGACATCAATGACTTCTCGTTCCACGTCGGCAGACAGGTACTTCATGTTCCGCTGCCGGGCGGAATCGCGGTCTCCCGTGAGACTCTGGACGACGCGCTGGTGAAGGAGGCGATCTCTGCGGGGGTTTGGTTCCTGGCCGAAAAACTTGCAAAGCTGGGCCCGTTAGTTGGCGATTACCGCGAGGTCACGATTCAGCAGGAGGGGACTGAAATCAGTATCAGGGGACGGTGTGTCATTGTGGCCTCGGGTCTGGAATCAGTCGGTTCCGCGGAATCAAATGAATGGAAGACTGAGGTTGTCGCGTCGTCCCGAGTTGGAGTAGGCTGCCTGCTCAACGAACCGGAAGGTCAGTTTGCTACCGGGACAATCTGGATGGGAGCAGCGGCAGGAGGATACGCCGGGCTGGTCCGTGTCGAAGGAGGACGACTGAATATCGCAGCAGCCCTCGATCGCGATTTCTTGCGTCAACAGGGGTCACCTGCCACAGCGATCAGGGCAATATTGGAACATTCAAAGATGCCGGTCCCTGCGAGCCTCATGGCAGCAGAATGGCAGGGAACCTTGCAATTGACGCGTACCACCAGACCCGTTGCCAGCGATCGCGTCTTCCTCATTGGGGATGCTGCAGGCTACGTTGAACCGTTCACGGGTGAGGGTATGGCATGGGGATTGTTAACGGCACAACAGGTCATGCCCTGGATTGAGCAGGCGGTCGCTCGGACGGATTGGTCACCGCAGGTCGGCAAGGGATGGGAGCAGGAGTATCAAACGCTGATTGCACATCGCCAGAATCTGTGCCAGCGGTTTGCCTGGTTTTTACGCTCACCGACGCTGCTTTCCACGTCACTGTTCGTCGCAACGGTATGGCCGGGATTTGCAAAGCTGCTTGTAAACCGCTTAAACGCTGCTCCCAACCTGACTCCTCACGAATAG
- a CDS encoding trypsin-like peptidase domain-containing protein: MMMRQEINVSNSPRSRLRSGLALIVCVVISSTSLPAQDPAVALEDSIIKVVDQWERSVVSIARFKPAPFEAAAEDQRIFPLPRVQRELRDLDVRPNDFGAGCIVSPTESDERLVLTNFHVVRGGPVYPNVKAADKTELLVNFADRRSCRAAIIAADPRSDLAVLRLDWEGANINPEDFKSLNWELAPPPRKGQFVILLGNPYAIARDGSPSVSWGMVSNLTRQPISFGRQQLFDMEERAKVSMLYRLGAVMQLDARMNLGLSGGPVLNLKGELIGISTSLAAIEGYEQSVGFALPLDEHIRRIVRTLLDGQAVEYGMIGIVPGEINGNEFQRLNTDMPQQSAAIVVECAHSSPAELAGISVNDVILAVNGQPVLSRTDLFRLVGLYAPGTEIDVSIWREGTRPNRFDVKVKLGKWPVLDDEGIIETNPRHEPWRGIAVDYPTGIDRLRDPMVDMRRVLVTRVDPDSPGDTARLQVGNFITHVNKTPVHTPAEFHAAVRNLSGPVTIRLDGDPRSIVPEIRKGRIVIVQDSPPSK, translated from the coding sequence ATGATGATGCGTCAGGAAATCAACGTTTCGAACAGCCCTCGTTCCCGCTTGCGGTCTGGTCTCGCCCTGATCGTCTGCGTCGTGATTTCCTCGACGTCCCTTCCCGCCCAGGACCCGGCAGTCGCGTTGGAAGATTCGATCATCAAGGTGGTCGACCAATGGGAACGTTCGGTCGTCAGCATCGCCCGATTCAAGCCCGCTCCGTTTGAAGCGGCGGCGGAAGACCAGAGGATTTTTCCACTCCCGCGCGTTCAGCGGGAATTGCGTGACCTTGACGTGCGACCAAATGACTTTGGTGCGGGCTGTATCGTAAGTCCCACGGAATCGGACGAGCGACTGGTCCTGACGAACTTTCACGTTGTCCGGGGTGGCCCGGTGTACCCCAATGTCAAAGCGGCGGACAAAACGGAATTGCTGGTCAATTTCGCAGACCGTCGGTCGTGTCGCGCGGCAATCATTGCCGCAGATCCTCGCAGTGACCTGGCCGTTCTGCGACTTGACTGGGAAGGGGCGAATATCAATCCCGAGGATTTCAAAAGCCTGAACTGGGAGTTGGCTCCCCCGCCCCGTAAAGGTCAGTTCGTCATTCTGCTCGGTAATCCCTATGCCATCGCTCGCGATGGTTCGCCGAGCGTCAGTTGGGGAATGGTCAGCAATCTGACACGGCAACCGATATCGTTTGGTCGCCAGCAATTGTTTGACATGGAAGAACGAGCCAAAGTTTCGATGCTTTACCGGCTCGGTGCGGTCATGCAACTTGATGCTCGCATGAATCTGGGGCTGAGCGGTGGGCCGGTCTTGAACTTGAAGGGCGAACTGATCGGCATCAGCACCTCCCTCGCGGCCATTGAAGGCTATGAACAATCCGTCGGATTTGCTTTGCCGCTGGATGAGCACATCCGTCGAATCGTTCGCACATTGCTTGACGGGCAGGCCGTTGAATACGGCATGATCGGGATAGTTCCCGGCGAAATTAACGGCAACGAGTTTCAACGGCTGAATACGGACATGCCGCAACAGTCTGCCGCGATCGTGGTCGAGTGTGCTCATAGCTCGCCCGCCGAACTCGCCGGAATCAGTGTTAATGACGTCATCCTCGCCGTGAACGGGCAACCAGTCCTGTCCCGGACGGACCTCTTTCGTCTCGTCGGACTCTATGCACCGGGAACCGAGATCGATGTCTCGATCTGGCGTGAGGGGACCCGCCCCAATCGGTTCGACGTGAAGGTCAAGCTCGGCAAGTGGCCGGTCCTGGATGATGAGGGAATCATTGAAACCAATCCCCGGCATGAGCCGTGGCGCGGAATCGCTGTTGATTATCCCACCGGGATCGACCGTCTCCGTGACCCCATGGTCGACATGCGACGGGTGCTGGTGACCAGGGTTGACCCGGACTCTCCGGGAGACACCGCGCGCCTGCAAGTCGGGAATTTCATTACCCACGTAAACAAGACACCGGTCCACACGCCGGCCGAATTTCATGCGGCCGTGAGAAACCTTTCGGGACCCGTCACCATTCGACTGGATGGAGATCCCCGTTCTATCGTTCCAGAAATCCGAAAGGGACGGATCGTCATCGTTCAGGATTCACCGCCCAGCAAGTAA